The Glycine soja cultivar W05 chromosome 8, ASM419377v2, whole genome shotgun sequence genome has a window encoding:
- the LOC114421940 gene encoding elicitor-responsive protein 3-like, whose product MPQGSLEVFLVNAKGLENTDYLCNMDPYVILICRTQEQKSSVASGQGSEPEWNEAFVFNVSEGVSDLRLKIMDSDSTTAHDLVGEATIPLDGLFIEGNIPPTSYNVVKDGHYCGEIRIGLTFTPQDRSERCPEENFGGWKESGYRD is encoded by the exons ATGCCTCAGGGAAGCCTCGAAGTTTTTCTTGTTAACGCCAAAGGCCTTGAAAACACTGATTATCTTT GTAACATGGACCCTTATGTGATCCTCATATGTCGCACTCAGGAGCAAAAAAGCAGTGTTGCATCAG GTCAGGGAAGTGAGCCAGAATGGAACGAGGCTTTTGTATTCAACGTGTCTGAAGGCGTTTCCGATCTGAGATTGAAGATCATGGACAGTGATTCCACCACGGCTCATGATCTCGTTGGAGAAGCTAC CATTCCACTGGATGGATTGTTTATCGAAGGAAATATCCCACCAACTTCATACAATGTTGTCAAGGATGGCCACTATTGTGGGGAGATTAGAATCGGCCTCACTTTTACTCCTCAG GATCGCAGTGAACGCTGCCCAGAGGAAAATTTTGGGGGATGGAAGGAGTCTGGTTACAGAGACTGA
- the LOC114422957 gene encoding uncharacterized protein LOC114422957 isoform X2 produces the protein MGFVMQCSSYGTCISICISHRFPQTSLSFHAHHWNRFKSARRNQRMMVLCSVDDRSYNLDSPRKIKIVEHVCLLKAKHDLSEEEENDMLGYLYTTQYQMGGVVAISLGRISSPNPERYTHALFMRFQKKENLEKFYENPFYMKVLKDYVMTYCHGLTNVDYESEVADEMLSIFRKGEEFNHGVEFVLLISFNEDALGNQAEHALASLASMMLESPSLIVQFTHGLNLSPSSKEYTHGVVIRFRSVEAFEIFINSKEYKNVWHSKFQPIVHKSFSLHFSVDPVGTEIM, from the exons ATGGGTTTTGTGATGCAATGCTCAAGCTATGGCACTTGTATTTCTATTTGTATCTCTCATCGTTTCCCCCAAACCTCTCTATCTTTTCACG CTCACCACTGGAACCGATTCAAGAGTGCACGAAGGAATCAGAGGATGATGGTTCTTTGTAGCGTGGACGACCGAAGCTACAACCTAGATTCCCCGAGGAAAAT AAAAATTGTGGAACACGTTTGTCTCCTCAAAGCAAAGCATGATTTATCTGAAGAGGAAGAGAACGACATGCTTGGTTATTTGTACACAACGCAGTACCAAATGGGCGGTGTTGTTGCAATTTCATTAG GGCGCATTTCTTCTCCAAATCCTGAGCGCTACACGCATGCTCTCTTTATGCGGTTTCAGAAGAAGGAAAATCTTGAAAAGTTTTACGAGAATCCCTTTTACATGAAGGTTCTCAAGGACTATGTAATGACTTACTGCCAT GGATTGACTAATGTGGATTATGAATCGGAAGTGGCAGATGAAATGCTTTCTATATTTCGCAAAGGAGAG gagTTTAACCATGGAGTGGAGTTTGTGCTTCTGATATCATTTAATGAGGATGCACTGGGTAACCAAGCAGAGCATGCATTAGCCTCTCTGGCATCGATGATGTTGGAATCTCCTTCCTTGATAGTCCAATTTACACATG GTTTGAATTTGAGTCCAAGCTCTAAGGAATATACTCATGGAGTTGTGATTCGATTTCGATCCG TTGAGGCATTTGAGATATTTATAAACAGCAAAGAGTACAAAAAT GTATGGCATTCTAAGTTCCAGCCTATTGTCCACAaatctttttctcttcatttctcTGTTGATCCAGTGGGAACTGAAATTATGTAG
- the LOC114420994 gene encoding methyl-CpG-binding domain-containing protein 13-like produces MENPDVEKSEETNRQIDSNTKSNSKQQSVEKANEHPDWLPDGWNVEVRTRKSGVHMGSGYKCYIEPLKGYKFFSKPEVLRYLETVKDNSCTSKKGKKCSNMHSPKHNSCTSKKEKKCSNMHSPNDNNCTSKKEKKCTNMDSPDDNSCTLKKEKNCSNMDSPNDKSCTSKKEKNCSNLDSPNDNSCTLKEKNCGNMDSPNNNSFTPEKEKNCCNMDSPIDNSCSSKKKNCSNMDSPTDVVVEKSTVEDLPPGWVKELKIRKNSKGIRKDPFYIDPASGYVFRSKKDVLRYLESGDIRSCAFKPSRRQVQDEDNLTPPPAAKRQKLKQSAPEQQLSSATEILDKSNLELLDANSSRKGKNANVSSGMMVASVPMGESVEKMHSLEDGAANSSELKKTSDPSSSALLNESLKESEQVLSADDVQEKEHVVNMMENAIEKNHSNYSISKNRKEFNVPHRSSPRLAGSKPVQLANNVMNEQTLQVPKRNLRKSRNTLDIDISEDQTVSKEQPHQQEADKIEDKKPEIQISSNKSSKKKEYHLPRRASKRLAAIEHESMNSKAKLQQSECGPVTVLADQAPTNGKSANKRKKSEPQLGKRENEEMEDEKSESQLSFAFHYSWSDPSLEYAINTLTGVLPPAETDIPKTLVDNVTGKGATTIPETDIPKSLVDNATGKGTTTVPETDIQKTLVDNVTGRSGGSENNLLDTVAGSRDRKSQARSNKPKKKKEVKVPMRLSKRLAGLEPEVLPAERALEYSTRKSCKEEPTATATLTNGVSDHHDAGEETKLTPQASDSLKTEVLGESLNQSEKSYDAQTGHKEQLQKVEAENIGDARSEPQLPLPFGNSWSDPCLEFAIKTLTGALPVDAGDIMPALPPGFDNPPYKQLHGNVVTSINQEAHDNSNQSQNKKELNMVSQLVLRSSSTSYENAPKFTTRQSYLDQGNIIGNLNEEPRHTGNITPPVHHSRNINSLTHEEPLKQNGQVVEGGFVTTEQQLFETGTVNHDNSELQYCAPFMNSWSDPCLEFAFKTLTGVIPVEENLTLQGCFQEPVNYHERRDGGSMLPDLGSSCFSQSDFSFLHDTGVKSMPGQQPSISSSFLPLEKTSLQGFAGVDPQTQFSQCNNNFQRR; encoded by the exons ATGGAAAATCCTGACGTTGAAAAGTCTGAAGAAACCAATAGACAAATTGACAGTAACACAAAATCTAATTCTAAACAGCAG AGCGTAGAGAAAGCTAATGAACACCCTGATTGGTTACCTGATGGCTGGAACGTGGAAGTCAGAACCCGTAAAAGTGGTGTACACATGGGATCTGGATATAAG TGTTACATTGAGCCATTGAAAGGATACAAATTCTTCTCCAAACCGGAGGTATTACGATATCTCGAAACTGTAAAGGACAACAGTTGCACTTCCAAGAAGGGGAAGAAATGCAGTAACATGCATTCTCCAAAACACAACAGTTGCAcctccaagaaggagaagaaatgcAGTAACATGCATTCTCCAAACGACAACAATTGCacttccaagaaggagaagaaatgcACTAACATGGATTCTCCAGACGACAACAGTTGCACTCTCAAGAAGGAGAAGAATTGCAGTAACATGGATTCTCCAAACGACAAAAGTTGCacttccaagaaggagaagaattGCAGTAACTTGGATTCTCCAAACGATAACAGTTGCACTCTCAAGGAGAAGAATTGCGGTAACATGGATTCTCCAAACAACAACAGTTTCACTCCCGAGAAGGAGAAGAATTGCTGTAACATGGATTCTCCAATCGACAACAGTTGCTCTTCCAAGAAGAAGAATTGCAGTAACATGGATTCTCCAACCGAT GTTGTGGTTGAGAAGTCTACTGTGGAGGATTTACCACCTGGATGGGTGAAAGAATTAAAGATTAGGAAGAACAGCAAGGGCATTCGGAAAGATCCg TTTTATATAGATCCAGCGAGTGGATATGTATTCCGTTCCAAGAAGGATGTACTTCGGTATCTTGAATCTGGTGATATACGTTCATGTGCATTTAAGCCAAGTAGAAGACAAGTCCAAGATGAAGACAATTTAACT CCACCACCTGCTGCCAAGAGACAGAAACTGAAGCAGTCTGCACCCGAACAACAGCTTTCTTCAG CCACAGAAATTCTTGATAAAAGCAACTTAGAATTGCTAGATGCTAACAGCtcaaggaaagggaaaaatgCAAATGTGTCATCTGGAATGATGGTTGCTTCTGTTCCCATGGGTGAATCTGTTGAAAAGATGCATTCACTGGAGGATGGAGCTGCAAACTCTTCTGAATTGAAGAAAACATCTGACCCAAGTAGCTCAGCACTTTTGAATGAATCCTTGAAAGAATCAGAACAAGTACTTTCTGCAGATGATGTGCAAGAGAAGGAGCATGTTGTGAATATGATGGAGAATGCTATTGAAAAGAATCACAGTAACTATAGCATATCCAAAAACAGGAAGGAGTTCAATGTACCTCACCGGTCATCACCAAGACTTGCTGGAAGTAAACCTGTCCAGTTGGCCAACAATGTGATGAATGAACAGACTCTCCAGGTTCCTAAAAGAAACTTGAGGAAAAGTAGAAACACTCTAGATATTGATATTTCTGAAGACCAAACAGTTTCTAAGGAACAACCGCATCAGCAAGAAGCAGATAAAATAGAAGACAAAAagccagaaattcaaattagcTCAAACAaatcaagtaaaaagaaagagTACCACCTTCCTCGTCGGGCTTCAAAACGATTAGCTGCAATTGAACATGAGTCAATGAACTCCAAAGCAAAATTGCAGCAAAGTGAGTGTGGGCCAGTTACAGTGCTTGCAGATCAAGCACCAACAAATGGAAAGTCagcaaataaaaggaaaaaatcagAACCTCAGCTGGGGAAAcgtgaaaatgaagaaatggaGGATGAGAAATCAGAATCTCAGCTGTCCTTTGCATTTCACTACTCCTGGTCTGACCCAAGTTTGGAATATGCAATCAATACCCTCACTGGTGTGTTACCACCAGCTGAAACTGATATACCAAAAACTTTGGTTGACAATGTTACGGGAAAAGGCGCCACTACCATCCCTGAAACTGATATTCCAAAATCTTTGGTTGACAATGCTACAGGAAAAGGCACCACTACAGTCCCTGAAACTGATATTCAAAAAACTTTGGTTGACAATGTTACAGGAAGAAGCGGAGGCAGTGAAAACAATTTGCTTGACACTGTTGCAGGAAGCAGGGACAGAAAATCCCAGGCACGTTCAAATAAacccaagaaaaagaaagaggtcAAAGTACCTATGCGATTATCAAAGCGACTTGCTGGCCTTGAACCTGAGGTACTGCCTGCTGAAAGAGCTCTTGAATATTCGACTAGAAAATCATGCAAAGAAGAACCAACTGCAACTGCTACTTTAACTAATGGAGTGTCTGACCATCACGATGCTGGGGAAGAAACCAAGCTTACTCCTCAAGCTTCTGACAGTTTGAAAACAGAAGTACTAGGAGAATCATTAAACCAGAGTGAGAAGTCATATGATGCCCAAACTGGTCACAAGGAACAATTGCAGAAAGTTGAAGCTGAAAATATTGGGGATGCAAGATCAGAGCCACAGCTCCCCTTACCGTTTGGGAACTCTTGGTCAGATCCATGCCTAGAATTTGCAATCAAGACTCTCACTGGTGCTTTGCCAGTTGATGCTGGTGACATTATGCCCGCTTTGCCTCCTGGCTTTGATAATCCGCCATATAAGCAATTGCATGGGAATGTGGTGACAAGCATTAATCAAGAAGCTCACGATAACTCAAACCAATCACAGAACAAGAAAGAGCTTAATATGGTTAGCCAGCTTGTGTTGAGGTCCAGTTCCACCTCTTATGAAAATGCTCCCAAATTTACAACTAGACAGTCTTATCTTGATCAAGGCAACATAATAGGGAATTTGAATGAAGAACCCCGTCACACTGGAAACATAACACCTCCTGTGCATCATTCTAGGAATATAAACTCACTAACACATGAAGAGCCATTAAAGCAAAATGGACAGGTTGTCGAGGGTGGATTTGTTACAACGGAGCAACAACTATTTGAAACTGGAACGGTAAACCATGATAATTCTGAATTACAGTACTGTGCTCCGTTTATGAATTCTTGGTCAGACCCATGCCTAGAATTTGCATTTAAGACTCTTACAGGCGTGATACCAGTAGAGGAAAATTTAACACTTCAAGGATGTTTCCAGGAACCTGTTAACTATCATGAACGAAGGGATGGTGGCTCAATGTTGCCAGATTTAGGATCTTCCTGCTTTTCTCAAAGTGATTTTTCGTTTCTCCATGATACAGGGGTTAAGTCCATGCCGGGGCAGCAGCCATCAATAAGTTCTTCATTCCTACCGTTGGAAAAAACGAGCCTGCAAGGTTTCGCTGGCGTTGATCCTCAAACACAGTTTTCTCAGTGCAACAATAATTTTCAAAGAAGGTAA
- the LOC114422957 gene encoding uncharacterized protein LOC114422957 isoform X1, giving the protein MGFVMQCSSYGTCISICISHRFPQTSLSFHVPAHHWNRFKSARRNQRMMVLCSVDDRSYNLDSPRKIKIVEHVCLLKAKHDLSEEEENDMLGYLYTTQYQMGGVVAISLGRISSPNPERYTHALFMRFQKKENLEKFYENPFYMKVLKDYVMTYCHGLTNVDYESEVADEMLSIFRKGEEFNHGVEFVLLISFNEDALGNQAEHALASLASMMLESPSLIVQFTHGLNLSPSSKEYTHGVVIRFRSVEAFEIFINSKEYKNVWHSKFQPIVHKSFSLHFSVDPVGTEIM; this is encoded by the exons ATGGGTTTTGTGATGCAATGCTCAAGCTATGGCACTTGTATTTCTATTTGTATCTCTCATCGTTTCCCCCAAACCTCTCTATCTTTTCACG TTCCAGCTCACCACTGGAACCGATTCAAGAGTGCACGAAGGAATCAGAGGATGATGGTTCTTTGTAGCGTGGACGACCGAAGCTACAACCTAGATTCCCCGAGGAAAAT AAAAATTGTGGAACACGTTTGTCTCCTCAAAGCAAAGCATGATTTATCTGAAGAGGAAGAGAACGACATGCTTGGTTATTTGTACACAACGCAGTACCAAATGGGCGGTGTTGTTGCAATTTCATTAG GGCGCATTTCTTCTCCAAATCCTGAGCGCTACACGCATGCTCTCTTTATGCGGTTTCAGAAGAAGGAAAATCTTGAAAAGTTTTACGAGAATCCCTTTTACATGAAGGTTCTCAAGGACTATGTAATGACTTACTGCCAT GGATTGACTAATGTGGATTATGAATCGGAAGTGGCAGATGAAATGCTTTCTATATTTCGCAAAGGAGAG gagTTTAACCATGGAGTGGAGTTTGTGCTTCTGATATCATTTAATGAGGATGCACTGGGTAACCAAGCAGAGCATGCATTAGCCTCTCTGGCATCGATGATGTTGGAATCTCCTTCCTTGATAGTCCAATTTACACATG GTTTGAATTTGAGTCCAAGCTCTAAGGAATATACTCATGGAGTTGTGATTCGATTTCGATCCG TTGAGGCATTTGAGATATTTATAAACAGCAAAGAGTACAAAAAT GTATGGCATTCTAAGTTCCAGCCTATTGTCCACAaatctttttctcttcatttctcTGTTGATCCAGTGGGAACTGAAATTATGTAG
- the LOC114421375 gene encoding general transcription factor IIE subunit 2-like translates to MALQERLDKFKKQQEKCQTTLSTIAATKAAAATQKSATHASANGRNAAPAVKFSNDTERLQHINSIRKAPVGAQMKRVIDLLLETRQAFTPEQINEACYVDMKANKDVFENLRKNPKVNYDGQRLSYKSKYGIKDKTELLQLVRKYPEGLAVIDLKDAYPTVMEDLQAMKAAGQIWLLSNFDSQEDIAYPNDPKVHIKVDDDLKHLFRSIELPRDMIDIEKDLQKNGMKPATNTAQRRSAAQIQGISSKPKPKKKKSEISKRTKLTNAHLPELFQNLNSS, encoded by the exons aTGGCGTTGCAGGAGAGGCTAGACAAGTTCAAGAAACAGCAAGAGAAGTGCCAAACGACACTTTCGACCATTGCAGCTACCAAGGCCGCCGCGGCAACCCAAAAGTCCGCCACACATGCCTCGGCAAATGGAAGAAACGCTGCCCCTGCGGTTAAGTTTTCCAACGACACCGAGAGGCTTCAGCATATTAATAGCATTCGCAAGGCCCCTGTGGGTGCTCAGATGAAGCGTGTTATTGATCTTCTTCTAGAG ACACGACAAGCTTTTACACCGGAGCAGATAAATGAGGCATGCTATGTCGACATGAAGGCTAACAAAGATGTCTTTGAGAATCTGAGGAAAAACCCAAAAGTGAACTATGATGGGCAACGATTATCTTACAAG TCAAAGTATGGTATTAAGGACAAAACAGAGCTTCTTCAACTGGTACGAAAGTATCCCGAGGGCCTTGCTGTTATTGATCTCAAGGATGCTTACCCCACTGTGATGGAAGATTTGCAG GCTATGAAAGCTGCAGGGCAGATTTGGCTTCTGTCCAACTTCGATTCACAGGAAGACATTGCCTACCCTAACGACCCCAAAGTACACATTAAGGTGGATGATGACCTAAAACATCTTTTCCGCAGTATTGAATTGCCTCGTGATATGATTGATATAGAGAAGGATCTTCAAAAGAATGGAATGAAGCCCGCTACCAACACTGCACAGAGGAGGAGTGCAGCTCAAATTCAAGGCATTTCTTCCAAGCCAAAgcctaagaagaagaagagtgaaATCAGCAAGAGAACGAAGCTTACCAATGCTCATCTTCCAGAGCTCTTTCAGAATTTAAACAGTTCCTGA